A single genomic interval of Caballeronia sp. NK8 harbors:
- a CDS encoding aldehyde dehydrogenase family protein, translating into MSVAEYFSSMEYGPAPEDDRAARAWLDQHAGRFGHFINGAWRDSDAAARFDSREPATGRVLASIAQGESADVDAAVQAAHDALEGWQAIGSSGRARHLYALSRMVQRHGRLFAVLESLDNGKPIRESRDIDIPLVARHFLHHAGWAQLQDKEFADWAPLGVIGQIVPWNFPLLMLAWKIAPALALGNTVVLKPAEFTSLTALLFAELAHRAGLPKGVLNVVTGDGGTGAALVEHKRVAKIAFTGSTEVGRQIRASTAGSGKSLTLELGGKSPFIVFDDADLDSAVEGVVDAIWFNQGQVCCAGSRLLVQEGIEARFVEKLKRRMDTLRVGTSLDKGIDMSAVVDEVQLERIRALVERGESEGCEIYQSPRAALPEGGAFFPPTLVTNVAPASTLAQEEIFGPVLVTMSFRTPEEAVALANNTRYGLAASVWSENISRALDVAPRLQCGVVWINATNLFDAAVGFGGYRESGFGREGGREGIYEYLKPRAWAKLPVRGATKPSQAQPDSLVDAGKVSALDRTAKLYIGGKQARPDSGYSRLVHSPAGEIVGEVGEGNRKDIRNAVTAARGMTKWSSASAHNRAQVLYYLAENLSARADEFAKQLVTRAGSSERDAKREVDASIARFFTYAAWADKYDGAVHAPPLHGVALAMHEPLGVIGIVCPDEAPLLGFVSLVAPALALGNRVVAVPSETCPLMATDFYQVVETSDVPGGALNIVTGDARSLAQTLAQHDDVDALWCFHGAALSAMAERESVGNLKRTFVDHGRVFDWHDAASEGLPFLRQAVQVKNIWVPYGD; encoded by the coding sequence ATGAGCGTTGCCGAATACTTCTCCTCGATGGAATACGGACCCGCACCGGAAGACGATCGCGCCGCGCGCGCATGGCTCGATCAGCATGCCGGGCGCTTCGGTCACTTCATCAATGGCGCATGGCGCGACAGCGACGCCGCCGCGCGATTCGATTCGCGCGAACCCGCGACGGGCCGCGTGCTGGCGTCGATCGCACAGGGCGAAAGCGCCGATGTCGACGCCGCCGTGCAAGCCGCGCACGATGCGCTCGAAGGCTGGCAAGCCATCGGCAGCTCGGGGCGCGCACGGCATCTGTACGCGCTCTCGCGCATGGTGCAACGGCATGGCCGTCTGTTCGCCGTGCTCGAATCGCTCGACAACGGCAAGCCGATTCGCGAGTCGCGCGATATCGATATACCCCTTGTGGCAAGGCACTTTCTGCATCACGCGGGCTGGGCGCAGTTGCAGGACAAGGAGTTTGCGGACTGGGCGCCGCTCGGCGTGATCGGCCAGATCGTGCCGTGGAATTTTCCGCTGCTGATGCTCGCATGGAAGATCGCGCCGGCGCTCGCGCTCGGCAATACAGTCGTGTTGAAGCCCGCCGAGTTCACGTCGCTGACCGCGCTGCTGTTCGCTGAACTGGCGCATCGCGCGGGCCTGCCGAAGGGCGTGCTCAACGTCGTCACGGGCGATGGCGGCACAGGCGCGGCGCTCGTCGAACACAAGCGCGTCGCGAAGATCGCGTTCACCGGATCGACCGAAGTAGGCCGCCAGATTCGCGCAAGCACGGCAGGCTCGGGCAAGTCGCTCACGCTCGAACTCGGCGGCAAGTCGCCGTTCATCGTGTTCGACGATGCCGATCTCGACAGCGCCGTGGAAGGCGTCGTCGATGCGATCTGGTTCAATCAGGGACAAGTGTGCTGCGCGGGCTCGCGCCTGCTGGTGCAGGAAGGCATCGAAGCGCGCTTCGTCGAAAAGCTGAAGCGCCGCATGGATACGTTGCGTGTCGGGACCTCGCTCGATAAGGGCATCGACATGAGCGCGGTCGTCGATGAGGTGCAGCTCGAACGCATTCGCGCGCTCGTCGAGCGGGGCGAAAGCGAAGGCTGCGAAATCTATCAGTCGCCGCGCGCCGCGTTGCCCGAAGGCGGCGCGTTCTTTCCGCCGACGCTCGTCACCAACGTCGCGCCCGCATCGACGCTCGCCCAAGAAGAAATCTTCGGGCCGGTGCTCGTGACGATGAGCTTCCGCACGCCGGAAGAAGCCGTCGCGCTCGCGAACAACACGCGCTACGGGCTCGCTGCGAGCGTGTGGAGCGAGAACATCAGCCGTGCGCTCGATGTCGCGCCGCGCCTGCAATGCGGCGTCGTATGGATCAATGCGACCAATCTGTTCGATGCGGCCGTCGGCTTCGGCGGCTATCGCGAGTCGGGCTTCGGCCGCGAAGGCGGACGCGAGGGCATCTACGAATACCTGAAGCCGCGCGCATGGGCGAAGCTCCCGGTTCGCGGCGCAACGAAGCCGTCGCAGGCGCAACCCGATTCGCTCGTCGATGCGGGCAAGGTCAGCGCGCTCGATAGAACGGCGAAGCTCTACATCGGCGGCAAGCAGGCGCGGCCCGACAGCGGTTACTCGCGGCTCGTGCATTCGCCTGCTGGCGAGATCGTCGGTGAAGTGGGCGAGGGTAATCGCAAGGACATTCGCAACGCGGTGACCGCCGCGCGTGGCATGACGAAGTGGTCGTCGGCGAGCGCGCACAACCGCGCGCAAGTGCTGTACTACCTCGCGGAGAATCTGAGCGCACGCGCCGATGAATTCGCGAAGCAACTCGTCACGCGCGCCGGTTCGAGCGAGCGCGATGCAAAGCGTGAAGTCGATGCATCGATCGCGCGCTTCTTCACGTATGCCGCATGGGCCGACAAGTACGATGGCGCCGTGCATGCGCCGCCGCTGCATGGCGTCGCACTGGCGATGCACGAGCCGCTCGGCGTGATCGGCATCGTGTGTCCGGACGAAGCGCCGCTGCTCGGCTTCGTGTCGCTGGTTGCGCCCGCGCTCGCGCTGGGCAATCGCGTGGTCGCCGTGCCGAGCGAGACGTGCCCGCTGATGGCGACGGACTTCTACCAGGTCGTCGAGACATCGGACGTGCCGGGCGGAGCGTTGAACATCGTCACCGGCGATGCGCGATCGCTGGCTCAGACGCTCGCGCAACACGACGACGTCGATGCGCTCTGGTGCTTCCACGGCGCGGCGCTTTCGGCGATGGCGGAGCGCGAGTCGGTCGGCAACCTGAAGCGCACGTTCGTCGATCATGGCCGCGTATTCGACTGGCACGATGCCGCGAGCGAAGGACTGCCGTTCCTTCGCCAGGCGGTGCAGGTGAAGAACATCTGGGTGCCGTACGGCGACTGA
- the deoC gene encoding deoxyribose-phosphate aldolase, producing the protein MLETASKSIVAWPGKTQAHSARNPGVPFDLAWLDGLRVNQSAVARRTATLGTRRAVKKDAQAAWLLKAITCIDLTTLSGDDTHGRVERLCAKARRPLRDDLLDALGMAPGSIRTGAVCVYHRYVKTAVNALEGSGIPVAAVSTGFPAGLIPHELKLREIEASVKDGASEIDIVVTREHVLTGNWQALYDEMRDFRAACGDAHVKAILATGDIRTLSNVAKASMICMMAGADFIKTSTGKEGVNATLDVSLVMVRMIREYLARTGVAIGFKPAGGVSTAKSVLEYQILMKEELGREWLEPDLLRIGASSLLADIERQLEHHVSGRYSAFNRHPVA; encoded by the coding sequence ATGCTGGAAACTGCATCGAAGTCCATCGTCGCGTGGCCTGGCAAGACCCAGGCTCATAGCGCCCGCAATCCCGGCGTGCCGTTCGATCTCGCGTGGCTCGACGGGCTGCGCGTGAATCAGTCGGCCGTGGCGCGCCGCACAGCGACGCTCGGCACCCGCCGCGCCGTCAAGAAAGACGCGCAGGCGGCGTGGCTGCTGAAGGCCATCACCTGTATCGACCTCACTACGCTGAGCGGCGACGACACCCACGGTCGCGTCGAACGCCTGTGCGCGAAGGCACGCCGTCCGTTGCGCGACGACCTGCTCGACGCGCTCGGCATGGCGCCCGGCTCGATCAGAACCGGCGCGGTGTGTGTCTATCACCGCTACGTGAAAACGGCAGTGAACGCGCTCGAAGGCAGCGGCATTCCGGTCGCGGCCGTATCGACGGGCTTTCCTGCCGGCCTCATTCCGCATGAACTGAAGCTGCGCGAGATCGAGGCGTCGGTGAAAGACGGCGCGTCCGAGATCGATATCGTCGTCACGCGCGAGCATGTGCTGACAGGCAACTGGCAGGCGCTCTACGACGAGATGCGCGATTTCCGCGCGGCTTGCGGCGATGCACATGTGAAGGCGATTCTCGCCACCGGCGACATCCGCACGCTGTCGAACGTCGCGAAGGCGTCGATGATCTGCATGATGGCCGGCGCTGATTTCATCAAGACATCGACGGGCAAGGAAGGCGTCAACGCGACGCTCGACGTGTCGCTCGTGATGGTACGCATGATCCGCGAGTATCTCGCGCGCACCGGCGTCGCAATCGGCTTCAAGCCCGCGGGCGGCGTGTCCACCGCGAAGTCGGTGCTCGAATATCAGATCCTCATGAAGGAAGAGCTCGGCCGCGAATGGCTCGAACCGGATCTGTTGCGCATCGGCGCATCGAGCCTGCTCGCGGATATCGAACGCCAGCTCGAACATCACGTGAGCGGACGCTATTCGGCGTTCAATCGTCATCCCGTCGCCTGA
- a CDS encoding DUF3182 family protein has translation MNAPSADHDLVVLVHSGGQKAARGQHEIETQRALAGQLAALIGVPFAGDIDEARRYPHRYLIPDDTLLLDDARRMGVMCEDDLFGGVVPYPFVATKVVAHGLPPGAREKPAGWPDGLVDRIGHLVLPGYSAFARDDAHAAGALLWKDGAVRLKRPSGIGGSGQAVIADANELDAQLDDIGDDALRTEGIVLERDLRDIATYSVGWLRIRAHEASYYGVQHLTRNNHGHEVYGGSDLVVVRGGFDVLERLDMPDDARMSIRLARAFDAAIHDAFPDFFASRRNYDVACGTNDQGEHVCGVLEQSWRPGGASGAELGALRAFADDPALAVVRASTVEIYGADADVPADACLCYRGVDPHSGAITKFYTVERSE, from the coding sequence ATGAACGCACCGTCCGCAGACCACGATCTCGTCGTGCTGGTCCATAGCGGCGGCCAGAAGGCCGCACGCGGGCAACACGAAATCGAAACGCAACGCGCGCTCGCCGGGCAACTCGCCGCGCTCATCGGCGTTCCGTTTGCCGGCGATATCGACGAGGCGCGGCGCTATCCGCATCGCTATCTCATTCCCGACGACACGCTTTTGCTCGACGACGCCCGTCGCATGGGCGTCATGTGCGAAGACGATCTGTTCGGCGGCGTCGTGCCCTATCCGTTCGTCGCGACGAAAGTGGTCGCGCATGGTTTGCCGCCCGGCGCGCGCGAAAAGCCCGCCGGATGGCCGGACGGCCTCGTCGATCGCATCGGGCATCTGGTGCTGCCGGGATACTCGGCGTTCGCGCGCGACGACGCGCACGCCGCCGGCGCGCTGCTGTGGAAAGACGGCGCGGTACGGCTCAAGCGTCCATCGGGGATCGGCGGAAGCGGACAGGCGGTGATCGCCGATGCGAATGAACTCGACGCTCAACTCGACGACATCGGCGACGATGCGCTTCGCACCGAAGGCATCGTGCTGGAGCGAGACTTGCGCGATATCGCGACGTACAGCGTGGGTTGGCTGCGCATCCGCGCGCACGAGGCGAGCTACTACGGTGTGCAGCACCTGACGCGCAACAACCACGGGCACGAGGTCTACGGCGGTTCCGATCTCGTCGTCGTGCGCGGCGGATTCGATGTGCTAGAACGATTGGACATGCCGGACGACGCACGTATGTCGATCCGGCTGGCGCGCGCGTTCGATGCCGCCATCCACGACGCGTTTCCGGATTTTTTCGCGTCGCGGCGCAATTACGACGTCGCCTGCGGCACGAATGATCAGGGCGAGCATGTCTGCGGCGTGCTGGAGCAATCGTGGCGGCCCGGCGGCGCGAGCGGCGCGGAACTCGGCGCATTGCGCGCGTTCGCGGACGATCCGGCGCTTGCGGTGGTGCGCGCATCGACTGTCGAAATCTATGGCGCCGATGCGGACGTGCCCGCCGACGCGTGCCTCTGCTATCGCGGCGTCGATCCGCACAGCGGGGCCATCACGAAGTTCTACACAGTCGAAAGGAGCGAATGA